ACCACACTCCCAAATACTCGTAAAGAATTGAAAGAATTGAAACTTACGGGAAAGTTTTAGGGAGCTAATTGATACAAAACTAAGGTTTagggaagaaattgaaattaaatggaTGTGAAAGCCTGAATTTCAGACTAGTATTTCATGCCTGTACAAGCCTCATATGGCCTGTCAAAGGTAGGCAAGTACTTTAGACGCTGAACCATTTCTTACATCACGCTACTTGTGTTAAAGCccaaaaaagggaaagaacatAATTTCCCTTGAAGAAACTGCTGGATTCCCTTCACTCTCTTGGCAATGCTAACAAGATTTCCTTTATCAGTATTAATATCACTCTCATTAACACTCAGGTACcttgcgtgtgtgtgtgtgtgtttgtttgttgagACTTAGTGGTGTCCTCGTTAAGGCTTCGAAGAATTTACGATGAGAAACGAAGTACTGGCTTTGCCATGTCTCTTGTTGCTGCATTGTTATGTAGGTATgttttcttccttgtttttatagtttttgccTTGGTTTTGCTTGTTTCTGGTTAGTTCTTGTTATGGGTTTGGCTTGTTGGGCTACTGTTGAATTTCATCATGGCTTCCATGGTGAAGGTTGGAGTAGTAGCTAGTGTCCTCTTTCTTTGGTATTAACCTGATAAAAATGTACTGTTTTAGTAtaattttcctcttttttgGCTGGTGGCCCAGGTTAGCTTCAAGATTTCTTTCTCAAGAGCCTGATTACCAGAATGCTTAGAGGATGGCAATGGTGTCTGTCCACATTTTGACTGTTTATCCAAGCAATGTCCCTAGCTAACTCTCTGTGTTTTTGCCTTTTGGGTTTTCTAGATTTCCCATGTCCCAAGCCCATATAAGCATTTTTAATCTAGTTTTATGTGTTTCAAGATACCAGCTACCAAGGAAACACACTTTCTTGAGAACCACAGGGGAGAcatcaaacaaaaaagagtGTGCAGAAACACTTTGCTTCCTATGCGTGTCTTAGTTGATGCTGTAGGAACCTCTTTGCGAGGCTGCTTATGGTACAAGAACAATTAATAAGTAAAGAGCATATTACAGCAGCTTTGTTCCCCCCCTCTCTGTTGGTCCTGTGGTTAAGGAGACATGCTCATTTCTTTGATGTTTTAGGTTTGATTTCAGGGTCGACGTTTAGAAgagtttattaaatttttatgaacgTTGGAGATTGATGTGAAGAATTTGTACTGTGTGTCTTAGATCTCCTTCGCTTCAGGATTATTGATagaaatcttgaattgcatcaTTGATGTTTCTGAGATCatccatttttaattatttctttgtcCCTTTGATTTTCTCTGTCAAAACATTTAGTCCTGACAATGGAGACTATAACGCAAGAGAAAGCAGAGGCTGCTATCCCAGTGACAACATTGTCACCTCCAGAGGGAAACACAACTTTTCTTGCTGGAACCTCATGGTGTGTAGCCCTTTCAGGTGTCTCTCAAATTGATTTACAGAACGCGTTAGACTGGGCCTGTGGTCTAGGCATGGCAGATTGTAAACCAATCCAACAGGGTGGAGCGTGTTTCGATCCTGACACCCTTGTGTCTCATGCCTCCTATGCTTTCAACAACTATTACCAACAAAATGGGAATTCTGATATAGCTTGCAATTTTGGAGGAACTGCTACTCTAACCAACATTGATCCCAGTAAGAAAACACTTATGCCTTCACATTCTCTCTTCTTTTACTCTTCTAATTTTCTGCTATTCTTGCTCGTCATGATGTAGAGAAGAGTAGGATTAAAATTCAATTCCTGTAGCAACTACAGATTTATGCATGAAATATCAGCTTTGTGGGATTACAGAATTCAATTCAACATGAAATATCTTGTTGGAACTAcagaattcaattcaattcaattcaattcctgTTGGAACTACAGATttactataatatcaaacacacattTACTCGTATTTTTTGTGGGATTGGTATGTGAGTGAGAAAGCAATACACGAAGgatatttaattatatctcTCGACTCAAGTCTGCCCGAAAAGCCAAGTATGCTCTTACCATACCACTAATCAACCCCATTTTATTGTGCAGGTCATGGAAAATGTAACTTTGCTTCACCTGGGTATgctcttctatttttctttctaaatagGATATACATGTTCTTCTTTCACACacttggttttcttttcttctttaaaagaaaaaagaagagtgtGAGAAAGGGAACATATATACCAAGACAATGAATCAAACATTAACATTCTAATGTCAAACACCTTTTTGGAGGGTTTTTGCAGATCTGTCGGGTCGTCAGCACCTTCTTCACTCAAGTGCAAAACAAGCTTTATATGGGTGAAGTTTGCTGGGATTTTGCTGCTTTTGTACTTGAGAAGATAATTATTGGTCGGTCAAGTTGTGAATGAAGTGGATAGTCAATATTGACTATGTCCTTTTACCAAACTTTATGTTATGGGAAGCCATAAGATTATGGTATTCTCTGTATTTTGCTAAGATTAGTACTTTGTAATTGGGTTTACAAAGATATTATTCATATCTTTGCTTATGGGTTAGGAATCTAATTTTGTTTATGCAATCAAATCTTCTCTTTTTGTCTCCCCAGTGTCTCTGcttgcttccttttttttctttctttcaaactTCCCTAAATTCCATGGGACACTTGTGCTAATTAAGTAGGATGATAATACCTATACCTATATTCTATTAATTACTCAACAAGTAAAGAATTtgaatattcatattttattcatcaAGAATATTTATATGGGTATTCATAATTTcactattatttaatatatagagagagaggggggaggTGTTAGGTCTGGATCAAGTTTTGAATCGGGTTTAATATCcatatcttatttattatttattatatataataattattcaaaaaatacttatttatttagaaCGTGTTATGTTAAATTAGTATTtatcaagtttaaattaaattattatttttataattaaggtAATGATTGATAAATCACAGcattagattaaaattttaatcttttattttatagaggGTAAACTAAACACTTTTAAGTATGGGGTGAATATGGTAGATGTGTCTTTAGCATATACAAGTTAAATCTCTTCTACACTTgcaatgcttttgttttttacctGTTTTCatatgcttcaaataaaaacataaaatctaaaaaaatatctttttagtaaatttagttaattttaattattttttttatcgtttttattaagaaataatcataaagagttaaaaaaattataaaaatatattaaaaaatttaaaaaataaaaacataattgggTTGAAATTAGACCAATAATCAAGTATCATggttaaaaaaactaagtttggATCATTTGGGTTATAAATGAAGATTCAGTTgaagagaaattgaagaaaaagaacttCATCTAAATTCTATTTGGCTAAGATTAGAAAAACTAAAGAGccaatgatgaatttgaaacacatggacaaaataaaaagttaattagagatttatttgaagaaaaaaattaaaattaaaagttaaattgattaaaattgaataattcCAAGAACCAAGGATGAATTGTACCAAGTAGTTAAATCTGGAGatctaaattgatttaattagggatataattgaaaaaaatatataattcaagaaaaattagaaaaattcaaaaactaagtATTCAATTAGTGGTATTTTCCAGCTATTCTTAGTGTTTTTCCAACTGGTCAATTTTAAACCACAAATAATAATTCttgttatttgtgttttatttttgttgtgcacttgatttatattttgtataagccacaaatatttttttagtaaacattcttataaaaaaaaatataataaataagaaggttaaaataaaaaaattattttttttagttttataatatttcgATCATTAGCTCTAATAATTTGAAAGACGCGATCCCATTAAATAAAAGCAATAGTCATTTGACTTGTAATCCGACAAGTCTAGTTAaaacccttttattttcttttttaaaataatatttattttattattttataaaatataaaatttagattgatttaAATTAACTAGATAAACTCTTCTAATTAATAATTCATGATTCAAAACTCATTCCAGATCAGACTTAAAAACTGTGGTGCAGTTTACTTCAACGTCGTCCATTAGAAATAGCAACAACAATTCATTTCCTCCTCGTTTGCTCAATGCAAAGACAATGTCAATCTGCTTGCAAGCTATCATGAGAAATTGGGAGATGATATGCAATGAAGAGAAGCTACAAATGGCAATGAAAGATCAAAGCACTCTCTGCCATGATGGTGACCCGACTCCCTGCTGAACCTAGGGAGTTGAATCAATAGCATGGCCTGCAATCGTTCCAATCTTTAGATCAAAGAGGCACGTTTTTGCATCCTATGTgcaagattattaaaaaaaatactaaaaaaaagaaaattttactaTATCCCTCTTCACAAAATACTACTCATGTTagcttaagtattttttttttatttttttaattattttttttattttattttttaatacaaggttggttaagaattaagtttcgtgatttgtttcaatttattttttaaaagattatttttatctcattattTAGAACACTAGTTTAATAGATTAAATTCTGTTAatttaagttatattttttttgtgttttttaaattttaaattttattaatgattaaattttataattattctcaacttactttttataagattatcgtAACTTGGGTTTACTCTTCCATTAGAAATAGCATCAACAATTCATTTCCTCCTGGTTTGCTCGATGAAAagacaagtattttttttttaatttttttaattattttttttaattttattttttagtattaaattaattcataattaagttttgtaatatgtttcagtttattttttataaagttatttgtATTTCATGATTTAGATAATAAGTTTAATAAGTTAAACCTAATTAACtcgagttatatttttttttggtattcttaatcaatttttaagttctaattttattttttaacataaatttatGGATCTTCATAAttcttctcaatttattttttataagattattgtTTATGCGTTTACTTAACATCTTCCATTATAAATAGCATCAGCAATTCATTTCCTCCTTCGTTTGCTCGATGAAAAGACAATGTCAAGCTCCTTACAATCTATGATGAGAAATTGGGAGATGATCTGCAACGACGACAAGGCTACAAAGGGCAGCCAAAGAACAAAGCACTCTTTGCTGTGATGGTGACCTGACTTGCAAGTTGAATCATCAGCAGGGCCTGCATGCAATCGTTCAAATCTTTACAAGTTGGAAAAGCACAGGACCAGCGTCTTGCATTATAGCTTTTGATTCACGTTCTGAAATAAGAGGATCGATGgtcccaaaagaaaaaagaaaaaaagatttatttaaaattgaattttttgtatttttcactttgcatatatgatatttgtttttcaatgttaTCTTACAagatttgcattttgttttatatcatATCTAACCATTAGACAGCTaaacttaataataaaaactcattatttttatatttttcttatcttaTATCCAACATGTGATAAATAAATtggaataaataaatcatagaagattaatatataaattcctCATCTTAATATTAAAGTGACATTTAAATCATATGAATAGGAAATAATATATTACTTTAAATTACCATGTAATAAATTACATCATTACTAGCCATGTATTTCCTCAAATCTCCTAGTATTTgacatatgatttattttaaaataattggagAGGTAAATTTTGTCTTGCTTTACACAAATTAATAGATTGTTAAACATTACCTCCTTTACAGGTGACTTTGAGAATTAAACACAGattgattttttagttgaatcaaataaaaaattgatttaataaaatgttaTCGACCTAACTAGTGTTTTAGCGACCCGATGATACTAACTAAccgaatcaaataaaaaataaggatttttattttttaaaaatatgatttcaataaaaatagttgACACACACAAATTAACCTGTAATCTGAGAATTGACCCAATAATTTAGTGATGTAGACTTTTTTTGAGTTCTGTTTAGACAACTATACAAGTTAATATTAACAATGGCATCTAactttcaaataaaacttaaaaaagaattaaacaatttgaaaataaaaaataaaaaataaaaaaataaaaaaaatatatataaaaaactgaataaaaagagaaaatttaatcATTTCGATATAACTCCATATATCAGAATTAAACAATTTTGTGAACGAAAAGAAAGacatgtgaattttattttttatttaaaattgattctttgttaatttattatttaaaagtagcttttaagatttgatttgtttttaatagatgggagattattatatatatatatatatacacacacacctGATGGAAAGCATACCCTTAATTGTATTAGGGTCTTGAACTCATAGAAATCCAATGAAATATATAGGCTGTGTCAATACAGTCCATTTGTTCCATAGGCATACACACCAGCTTCCAAGCCTAAGCAATCCTCCATCCAAAGCCCAAGCTAGCTAGgttggttgtttatttttttttatattaaaaataattttttaaaaataaaatatattattttaaaataaaatatattttaaaatataatttctattaCATTAAAACTGtaaatttagtatttatatatgcaacttttttttcttatcaaatttcATGACAGTATTTATTTGTGCAGTtggatcaatttattttttaaaaatttaaaagtatttttaactttaaatcatttttttgtatttttatattgatatgttaatttaaataataataataataataataataataataataaaaagctttGTATATCTTTGTTGTCGCTATCTCTGTAAACATTTTATTGGTACTTGACAGGTCAAATTGGAAGCAGAAACAGATAAAAACACCTCACAAATCACTTCAAATCCACGACCATTTAACACGCAAATACATGGCTACATATTACGTATAGATTATGCATAAAACATGAGGCAAATTATTTGGATACTAAGCGGTGATGCGAAATGGAGCTATAGCTGGTGGAGCTGGAATGTCATCAGACCCTTCAAGCATCAAGATCAGATTCTTGATACAAGGACGTAAAGCTGGATCATGCTGAACGCACAGCAGTCCAATCTTCACCATTCTTTCCAGTGACTCGAATTCTATATCTTCATCCTTCACAAGCTTATCCAACTGTCCAGCTGCAAAGCATTGATATGCCCAACTGGGAAGATTCATTTCATCTGGTGTTGAGACGTCTACTTTTATACTGCTTCTGCAACAGATGATCTCCAGAAGTACAACTCCGAAGCTGTAGATATCAGCTTTTACCGACATCAAGGCGTTATTCTGCCATTCAGGTGCCATGTGCCCTCTACTCTGTGAGAGTGCCATCGAGCTTCTTATTTCGTCTGGATATAATAGCTTTGATAATCCGAAATCGGAGATTTTGGCCATCCAAGAATCATCCATGAGAATGTTTTGAGGGGTTATATTGCAATGGATGATGCAGGCTTGACACTCTTCATGTAGATAGAGTATTCCTCTAGCTATATCTAGAGCAATCCTCACTCTTTCTTTCCAAATGGGGCGCCTCTCAGACTGGAATACAAGATCTGCAAGGGTGCCGTTTCTCAAGTACTCGTAGACGAGAACCCTCCGAGAGCCCTCCACACAAAAACCAAGCAACCGAACCAAGTTCCTGTGATAAGTTTGTCCAATCACAGTGATTTCGGCTCGAAaccttttttccccttcatcTAAAACTTTCTCAAGTTTCTTAACAGCAACAGTTCTGTCACCCCCAGGTATTGTCCCTCTGTAAACTGCACCAATAGAACCCCTGCCCAGCTCTTCCCTGAAACCACTTGTAGCTTTCTCAAGCTCACTATAAGAAAATGACCGCAGAGTGAACTCTCCAGCCAAGCTTATGATTCCTGACAGCTTTTCGTAAAGATAAGCTCGATCCCTGTACACGCAGAAAGTAGAGATTGCAATgacaaaacacaagaaagtaACAGAGCCGAATGCTATAGCAAGAAACACAAGTAAACTTTTCTTGCTTTCTATGATGATTGTCAGGCTCATTGGAGGTGCAGCAGGAGTCGGTTTCACTTTGAAGAAGGCTATAGATGATTCGTTTATATCTTTTATACCATATCGAATTGGTGCAGTATACTTTTCACACCTCTCATTCTTATATAGAGCAACATCACAGAGACAATCTTCCAGGCAAGACAAACCACAATTTTCCTTCTTCTCATCTAGGACAGAATAAGGATATCGTTCGAACAATATATTCTCTACGGTTATGACATCGTACATTTGCCCTTCTTTGGTGCCTGTGCAAAAACTTTCAGGGACATTCTTGTAGCATCCACTGAATTTCTCACTGGGGTCATTGAAAGCAAATCCAGGATAACAGGAACAGTCAGCATTAGTGCCCATGCCAGAGCAATAACTGTTGAAATCACAGAAGCCTTGAACATCGCATTGATTATTCAACGCAGACCACTCAATATGCACACTCCGGCTAGTTTTGTTCTCTAAGCAGTGTGAATACAACCTGAAAATCCCATCAGCATCAAGCGTCGCACGAAAGATTGTTGTTTTGTTGTTACAGGGATAAGAACTTCTTGCCAACAAGACTGGTTTTTTAGAGACCGTATCCATGAACAGAAATCCCTGGTGATTGAAATAGAGACTCAACCCCTTTTTGCTGTCTTGATAAGTATTACTGGCCCAGTAAGCATCAACAGATAGACCAGCGCTGTTTGTAGGGTAGGCGACAAGGTTTCCATCTGCCTGCATCGCGAGGAAAAACCTTCCACTGGAGTGATTTGAGCTCGACACACTTGAAACCAATTTATCAGAATAAGTAAGATTCTGACCTACTAATATGGTGTCAGTTGGGTAATCAAAGCTTTGCCAAATAACAGAAGAACCACTGTAAAGCACGAAGTTACCAGAATCAAGCATTGAAGCTGAAGCTGCGACTTCTGAAACATTAGCAATAAGATTTTCATTGCCCTGCTCAGTTCGAAGAAGTAGCTTACCCTCTTCTGATAAGTGAATTGTAGCATTGAAGGAGACTGGTTCATCATCTCGATTTGCAGTCCAGACGACCGTGTTATTAGGTTGACCCATCATCCATATTCCCACAGCAAATCCATTTCCCTGTGAATAGAAGCCAAACGCAAAGTTGCCTGAAGGGGATTGCCATGAATGTAAGTTAGAGATGGGAGATAACTGAGAACCTAAGTGTATTTCACCAAATTGGTTCGGTTGAGTTCTTGCTTCCTCAAAGAGTATCGATAACATTAGAAGCAGAAGCCCTGATACCAAAGCCATGCGGACAGGAGTGTGGTGTAAAAGCCAAACAGATACAGAAAAGCTAGCTATTGTTGAGACTCTACTGCCTAAATGTTAATGTGATGAAAATTCTAGCCAACTTCAAAACTAAAACCGTGtgaaatgaaggattttttCGCTATCGGTAGTAGCTTGTTAAACCGTCGTAGTCCCATCTTTCCGGTCTAAATCAACGCTTAATGTTTACAGACGTCTGCAACTTTTCTTAGAGTGGCCTAGTGTGGTGTACTCCACAAGAGTCTACCAAACGTGTTAGACCAGTTGGCTGAGAGAAGTCATTATCTTCCTTTACTGATACCCAGAAGCAACCCTCCAAGTCAAGATAATAAAGATTGAATTGTTGTTTTAtcatagtaaatattattttctcaaGAAATTTCATCAGTTGTACTAGTATTTATATCGTAAAATTCTTATATGCTATAAGCATTTTATATAGGACTGAGATTTATAGTTTacgttgaattttatttttgtaatattattaatagaTCACCTAGCATttggaaatattaattattcccatatatacaatttttttataaaatttcagcaATCCATCGCTTTCTTTTACTTATCGTAATTTTCAATTTCctttatagttttcttttttcttttttctttatttctttactTACATTTTGTAGATTCCTTAGCATTATACACCTTCACCTCTTAATCTCTTAAACCAAGTTAAGAAATTCATTTGATTTGTGAGGCTATTAGAGATTAAATTTCTAAGCTTAGTTTCTCCTcgtaggaagaaagaaagaaataacaaGTAACATATTGATCTTCCATCGATCAATCCATCACAACAACAtgctgtaatgtttttttttttttgttagaaccACTACAACTATAGGATAcagaattttaattaatagtttTCCTGCCTACAAACTTATGCTTAAGCTGAAGTTGGATGTGGAGGAACAGATACATCGGTAATTCCTTCTAACATCAACACTACAGACTTCATAGAAGGACGGATACCTGGTTCATCTTGAATGCACCACATGCCCACCATAACCATTTTTTCCAAATTCTGCAAGTCTACATCTTCACCAAGATCAAGCTTGTCCAATTCTCTTTCAACCAAAAGCTCGTATGCCCAATTAGAAAGTAGAACTTCCTCTGGTCTTGATACATTAGTTTCTACGTTTCTCCTGCAGAAAACAATTTCCAAGAGCATTACTCCGTAACTGTAAACATCTGCCTTCACTGATATTGGAGTGTTCTTATGCCATTCAGGAGCCAAGTAACCTCGTGTCCCTCTGACTATTGTGAAGGTTCTTGTTTGATCAGGCACTAGCAATTTTGCTAGCCCAAAATCAGAGATCTTAGcattccaaaaatcatccattaGAATGTTTTGAGGCTTTATATCGCAATGGATGATTGGTGCCTCACACTCTTCATGTAGATATAGGATCCCTCTAGCAATATCCAAAGCAATTTTCACCCTGTGACTCCAATTTGGAATTCTTTCAGTTCGGAAGAGAAGATCTGCAAGGGAACCGTTGCTCATGTATTCATAAACTAGGAGCCTCTGGGAGTCCTCAGTACAGTAACCAAGTAGCCGAACCAAGTTTTTATGATGAGTTTTTCCAATTGAACGCATCTCTGTGAGGAACTCCCTTTCACCTTCACTGACCAACTTCTCTAGCCTCTTCACTGCAATAACTTTTTTACCTTTGTATAATGTCCCTTTGTAAACTGCTCCAAAAGATCCTTTTCCCAACTCTTCCCTGAAACCCTTGGTTGCATTTTTAAGCTCACGATATGAAAATGCTCTCAGAGTGAGCTCATGGGCCAAGCCAAGATTTCCGCCTCCCAACCGCATTCTGGCCTTAACAACTCTTGACTTAGAgatgaaaaaaacagaaactgcAATGGCAATTGAAGAGCATGTAATGAATGCTACGCTCATAACACAAATGAGCATCACTGTCTTCTTGCTTGTCTTATGGACCACTGGAGGAGGCTTCATTGCAGTGGCAATGGATTGGTTGCGGCTTTCGACACTCTTCAAACCCACCTTGAAGAAAACCTTTGATGAGTCACCTTCCAATCTCTTAGCATATTTCACTGGGAACTTCACTTTCTTGCAGTCCCCAGATTCGTACAGCGCACCAGCACAGTTACAGTCCTGCAAACAGGACTTTCTGCAATCTTCTTCTGACATGGAGTTTCTAAAATAAGGAAAGTCATCCCAAGTCATTTTCTCCATATCAGTAATGTTATAGGAGGATGTTTCCTCTGCAACTTTGCATAATTCTTCAGTGTAGTTCCTCTTACACCCATTATATCTCTGGTTGGGATTGACAAAAACAGTGCCAGGAAGACAGCTGCAGTAAGGTTGATTATCGTTCATGGTGCAGTAGCTGTTGAGACCGCAGAAAGACTTCACTTCGCACTGACTTTTTGGTGCATAATGCATAAGAGATGTAGTGTAGGCACCATTGCTGTCGAAGTTATGAGAATACAATCGAAAAATTCCATCGTACTCCAATGTTGCACGGTAGATAATTGAGCTGTTTTCCGATTCTGAATCAGAGGAAAACACAGGTATGCCACTGGCCATGGTGTTGTTAAGGATTAGCAGTCGTCCTGTATAATTCAAATATAGATGGGTACCGGACCCAAAAGTGGCAGTGTTCCAATAAGCATCTACTGAAGTGTCTATAGTGTCTATGGGATACAAAACAAGATTCCCATCATATTGCATTTTAAGATGAAACCTTCCTGTTGACAAATTGGTTGTAGATGCACTGGAAAGCAGTTCACCCCCTGCATATAGATTCTGGCCTCCCAATATTGTATCTGTAGGAAAGTTGAAACTCTCCCAAATGACATCAGAATGTTCATTGTAGAGCACTAGATTTCCAGAATCAAGCATGCGAGCGTTTGAAGCTGACTTCTCTATCTTAGCAATGAGTTTCTCTTCACcgtgttggtgggaggaaccactggtggtggctttgaaacactcagaggggataaaacacaaagttttatttcaagaacaaaagcttacaaacacaaaataaacttacaacaagcttaacaacacacaccctctctttctctctagtgtttctctctattctctctactctcccacacctaatagcataagctcagcttgctatttatacacgaattcaaaacaagataattcaaccttcaagtgtgaaggcggctgtggacggtggtgtgaaggcggctggcggccaGTCGGTGGCagctggtggttgccttccttgaccatctagattgagtttaatattcaacaaatctcccctttaaactcaatagagggatgtcatgccaagcatgaacttcATTCTGATAAATGTTTCCCTCTTCAATGGCTTTGTATTTTTGcaccttttcttttgcattctTCTTTGTCTTATAGACCCctttgacacctattgctttctggtggataagtcagcttccaggtatcattcttttcaatggcatgcatttcttcatccattgcttctatcttctcttctgtgatagctttgttgaagctaagtgggtcattatctgcaaagaaacaaaatagagttgtaTCTTCGATGACTTGCGTGGCATCGTACAACTCgtcaagatttctcatccttcttggtccTTCTGACGATGAGGATGTTGctggtggtgttga
This genomic interval from Populus nigra chromosome 11, ddPopNigr1.1, whole genome shotgun sequence contains the following:
- the LOC133668121 gene encoding G-type lectin S-receptor-like serine/threonine-protein kinase LECRK3; the encoded protein is MLDSGNLVLYNEHSDVIWESFNFPTDTILGGQNLYAGGELLSSASTTNLSTGRFHLKMQYDGNLVLYPIDTIDTSVDAYWNTATFGSGTHLYLNYTGRLLILNNTMASGIPVFSSDSESENSSIIYRATLEYDGIFRLYSHNFDSNGAYTTSLMHYAPKSQCEVKSFCGLNSYCTMNDNQPYCSCLPGTVFVNPNQRYNGCKRNYTEELCKVAEETSSYNITDMEKMTWDDFPYFRNSMSEEDCRKSCLQDCNCAGALYESGDCKKVKFPVKYAKRLEGDSSKVFFKVGLKSVESRNQSIATAMKPPPVVHKTSKKTVMLICVMSVAFITCSSIAIAVSVFFISKSRVVKARMRLGGGNLGLAHELTLRAFSYRELKNATKGFREELGKGSFGAVYKGTLYKGKKVIAVKRLEKLVSEGEREFLTEMRSIGKTHHKNLVRLLGYCTEDSQRLLVYEYMSNGSLADLLFRTERIPNWSHRVKIALDIARGILYLHEECEAPIIHCDIKPQNILMDDFWNAKISDFGLAKLLVPDQTRTFTIVRGTRGYLAPEWHKNTPISVKADVYSYGVMLLEIVFCRRNVETNVSRPEEVLLSNWAYELLVERELDKLDLGEDVDLQNLEKMVMVGMWCIQDEPGIRPSMKSVVLMLEGITDVSVPPHPTSA
- the LOC133668320 gene encoding G-type lectin S-receptor-like serine/threonine-protein kinase LECRK1; this translates as MLSILFEEARTQPNQFGEIHLGSQLSPISNLHSWQSPSGNFAFGFYSQGNGFAVGIWMMGQPNNTVVWTANRDDEPVSFNATIHLSEEGKLLLRTEQGNENLIANVSEVAASASMLDSGNFVLYSGSSVIWQSFDYPTDTILVGQNLTYSDKLVSSVSSSNHSSGRFFLAMQADGNLVAYPTNSAGLSVDAYWASNTYQDSKKGLSLYFNHQGFLFMDTVSKKPVLLARSSYPCNNKTTIFRATLDADGIFRLYSHCLENKTSRSVHIEWSALNNQCDVQGFCDFNSYCSGMGTNADCSCYPGFAFNDPSEKFSGCYKNVPESFCTGTKEGQMYDVITVENILFERYPYSVLDEKKENCGLSCLEDCLCDVALYKNERCEKYTAPIRYGIKDINESSIAFFKVKPTPAAPPMSLTIIIESKKSLLVFLAIAFGSVTFLCFVIAISTFCVYRDRAYLYEKLSGIISLAGEFTLRSFSYSELEKATSGFREELGRGSIGAVYRGTIPGGDRTVAVKKLEKVLDEGEKRFRAEITVIGQTYHRNLVRLLGFCVEGSRRVLVYEYLRNGTLADLVFQSERRPIWKERVRIALDIARGILYLHEECQACIIHCNITPQNILMDDSWMAKISDFGLSKLLYPDEIRSSMALSQSRGHMAPEWQNNALMSVKADIYSFGVVLLEIICCRSSIKVDVSTPDEMNLPSWAYQCFAAGQLDKLVKDEDIEFESLERMVKIGLLCVQHDPALRPCIKNLILMLEGSDDIPAPPAIAPFRITA
- the LOC133668319 gene encoding glucan endo-1,3-beta-glucosidase 13 isoform X1; the protein is MRNEVLALPCLLLLHCYVVLTMETITQEKAEAAIPVTTLSPPEGNTTFLAGTSWCVALSGVSQIDLQNALDWACGLGMADCKPIQQGGACFDPDTLVSHASYAFNNYYQQNGNSDIACNFGGTATLTNIDPSHGKCNFASPGSVGSSAPSSLKCKTSFIWVKFAGILLLLYLRR
- the LOC133668319 gene encoding glucan endo-1,3-beta-glucosidase 13 isoform X2, translating into MSLVAALLFLTMETITQEKAEAAIPVTTLSPPEGNTTFLAGTSWCVALSGVSQIDLQNALDWACGLGMADCKPIQQGGACFDPDTLVSHASYAFNNYYQQNGNSDIACNFGGTATLTNIDPSHGKCNFASPGSVGSSAPSSLKCKTSFIWVKFAGILLLLYLRR